A part of Denitratisoma oestradiolicum genomic DNA contains:
- the cheB gene encoding chemotaxis-specific protein-glutamate methyltransferase CheB, which translates to MNPDSKRIRVLVVEDSPVQRELQVYLISADPQLEVVGTARDGREAVEQVRRCRPDVVTMDFHMPNMDGAEATRIIMETQPLPIIVISGSSARGEVANTFRALDAGALLILEKPAIPGSDAALKLVETIKLMAEVKVVRRWPVAKASPVRLEPRPEASVGLVAIGASTGGPLALQTILAALPRDFPVPVAIVQHISPGFTEGFAEWLTEASGFPVNVAAQGEGLVPGRAYLAPDGRHMALQADKQGGYRIELDGADLENGHRPSVSHFFRSVAATAGKKAVGVILTGMGKDGAAELLALRELGAVTIAQNRESSVVAGMPGEAIRLDAAAHVLPPEQIGGLLAVLVKRRNGNGVQ; encoded by the coding sequence ATGAATCCCGACAGCAAGCGCATCCGGGTGCTGGTGGTGGAGGATTCCCCGGTGCAGCGGGAGTTGCAGGTGTACCTGATCAGCGCCGATCCCCAACTGGAGGTGGTGGGCACCGCCAGGGACGGGCGGGAAGCGGTGGAACAGGTGCGACGCTGCCGGCCCGATGTGGTGACCATGGACTTCCACATGCCGAACATGGACGGAGCCGAGGCAACCCGAATCATCATGGAAACCCAGCCCCTGCCCATCATCGTCATTTCCGGCAGTTCTGCCCGGGGCGAGGTGGCCAATACCTTCCGCGCCCTGGATGCGGGCGCACTGCTGATCCTGGAAAAACCGGCAATCCCCGGCAGCGACGCGGCGTTGAAGCTGGTGGAAACCATCAAACTGATGGCCGAAGTCAAGGTGGTGCGGCGCTGGCCGGTAGCCAAGGCAAGCCCGGTGCGCCTGGAGCCACGGCCCGAGGCCAGCGTTGGCCTGGTGGCGATCGGTGCCTCCACCGGCGGCCCCCTGGCGCTCCAGACCATCCTTGCAGCCCTGCCCCGGGATTTCCCCGTCCCTGTCGCCATCGTCCAGCACATCAGCCCCGGCTTCACCGAGGGCTTCGCCGAATGGCTGACCGAGGCCAGCGGCTTCCCGGTGAATGTCGCCGCCCAGGGCGAGGGGCTGGTGCCAGGCCGGGCCTATCTGGCGCCGGATGGCAGGCACATGGCGCTACAGGCGGACAAGCAGGGCGGCTACCGGATCGAACTGGATGGAGCGGATCTGGAGAACGGACATCGCCCCTCCGTTTCCCACTTTTTCCGTTCGGTGGCGGCAACGGCGGGAAAGAAGGCGGTGGGCGTGATTCTCACCGGCATGGGCAAGGACGGGGCCGCCGAGTTGCTTGCCCTGCGCGAGCTGGGGGCCGTCACCATCGCCCAGAACCGGGAAAGCTCGGTGGTGGCGGGAATGCCCGGGGAAGCCATCCGCCTTGATGCCGCCGCCCATGTTTTGCCGCCGGAGCAGATCGGCGGCCTCCTGGCGGTCCTGGTCAAACGCCGCAATGGCAACGGTGTTCAATAG
- a CDS encoding EAL domain-containing protein — METKRNENSNVDILVVEDSPTQAEQLCYLLQQHGYATRRAANGRLGLEEVRRQRPTLVISDIVMPEMDGYALCRAIKADTALKDIPVVIVTSLAGIQDIARSLECGADNFIRKPYEPKALLARIEYILLNLELRKGRRVSIGLEIYLGGQKHYITSDREQIIDLLISTYEEAVRMNEELQLQQTEIARSNQTLSGLYRIADELNRVTTPSEVCELALQAAMDLPKFEAGWIYLADDQGAYRLSAICNQNGIAAIPPEHYPGWAPGARSAAAEGRHASIPLVQAERHLGMIQLLAVEGEDFDTDDLKFLDTIGNQVSVALERARLHQHLESLVAQRTAALQAEVVERRLAEEKVVSLNRIYAMLSGINTLIVRVHEQGELFRESCRIAVEFGGFGLAWVGLVDPDSYQVQPTAWYSANWGDNSHEPTLENFGDLDGTLIGEVMRQQQPLTCRDLELSPGIPLADAAVQNGYPALCILPLMTHGQTVAMLFLYARSPEVFDAGEMKLLEELAGDVSFALDHIAKEERINYLAYYDALTGLPNRDLLMDRLHQGIGLAQRQGRGGAVAFIDLDRFKIINDGLGHHIGDKLLRDIGGLLSGILREGDTLGRLAADKFVMIISDLADGEDPTSIIEQIQATLRKPGPGALENARLTASIGISHYPRDSDDPTTLIKYAELAMYQAKEQGGNQHAVFTPELDSRVSERLHLQNRLATALEAGEFVIHYQPQVDATNGVICGMEALIRWNHPEYGLVPPGQFIPVAEESGLIIPIGEWVLREACRQNQAWRDEGLSDFSVSVNLSVAQFRDTGLLTLVRHALDETGLDPHYLELELTESTMMDNPERLITFLEQTRKLGVQIAIDDFGTGYSSLNYLRRLPLDRLKVDYSFVRDITNDPASASICRAIIAIAHNLRLGVVAEGVESEAQASYLARHYCDSLQGYYFSKPFGAEEITALLRQREPLMKFAIEANARRTLLVLDDEENVRNSLRRLLRGDGYNILTAASPMEAFDLLAKHEVWVILADQRMPEMSGTEFLRRVKDIYPNAIRIVLSGYTDLETVTESVNQGAVYKLLFKPWDNEVLRQTLHDAFWQYELSRGMATDWYTGGNSSGNGHG, encoded by the coding sequence ATGGAAACCAAACGCAACGAAAATTCCAATGTAGATATCCTGGTAGTGGAAGACAGCCCGACCCAGGCCGAACAACTGTGCTATCTGCTGCAACAGCACGGCTACGCCACCCGCCGCGCCGCCAACGGACGGCTTGGCCTGGAGGAGGTTCGACGCCAACGCCCGACCCTGGTCATCAGCGACATCGTCATGCCCGAGATGGACGGCTACGCCCTGTGCCGAGCGATCAAGGCCGACACGGCACTGAAGGACATTCCGGTGGTGATCGTCACCTCCCTGGCCGGCATCCAGGACATCGCCCGTAGCCTGGAGTGCGGCGCCGACAATTTCATCCGCAAGCCCTATGAACCCAAGGCGCTGCTGGCCCGGATCGAATACATCCTGCTCAACCTGGAGCTGCGCAAGGGCAGGCGGGTCAGCATCGGCCTGGAGATTTACCTGGGGGGGCAGAAGCACTACATCACTTCGGATCGGGAGCAGATCATCGACCTGTTGATCTCCACCTACGAGGAAGCGGTGCGCATGAACGAAGAGCTGCAATTGCAGCAAACCGAAATCGCACGCTCCAACCAAACCCTGTCCGGACTCTATCGTATCGCCGACGAACTGAACCGGGTTACCACCCCATCCGAGGTATGCGAACTGGCGCTCCAGGCTGCCATGGACCTGCCGAAGTTCGAGGCTGGCTGGATCTATCTGGCCGACGACCAGGGAGCTTATCGCCTTTCCGCCATCTGTAACCAGAACGGGATTGCGGCGATCCCGCCTGAACACTATCCCGGCTGGGCGCCCGGCGCCCGATCCGCAGCCGCCGAGGGTCGCCATGCCAGCATCCCCCTGGTTCAGGCGGAACGCCATCTGGGCATGATCCAGTTGTTGGCAGTGGAGGGCGAGGATTTCGATACCGATGACCTGAAATTCCTCGACACCATCGGCAATCAGGTGTCGGTGGCTCTGGAGCGGGCGCGACTGCACCAGCATCTGGAAAGCCTGGTGGCGCAGCGTACCGCCGCCCTCCAGGCCGAAGTGGTGGAACGGCGCCTGGCGGAAGAGAAGGTGGTCAGTCTCAACCGCATCTACGCCATGCTCTCCGGTATCAATACCCTGATCGTGCGGGTCCATGAGCAGGGGGAGTTGTTTCGAGAGTCCTGCCGCATCGCCGTGGAGTTCGGCGGCTTCGGCCTGGCCTGGGTAGGCCTGGTGGACCCGGACAGCTACCAGGTCCAGCCCACGGCCTGGTACAGCGCGAATTGGGGAGACAACTCCCATGAACCCACCCTGGAGAATTTCGGCGATCTGGACGGTACCCTGATCGGCGAGGTAATGCGACAGCAGCAGCCTCTTACCTGTCGCGACCTGGAACTCAGTCCGGGCATTCCCCTGGCCGATGCGGCGGTCCAGAACGGCTACCCCGCGCTTTGCATCCTGCCTCTGATGACCCATGGCCAGACCGTGGCAATGCTGTTTCTCTATGCCCGCTCCCCCGAGGTTTTCGACGCCGGCGAAATGAAACTTCTGGAGGAACTGGCGGGCGATGTTTCCTTCGCCCTGGACCATATCGCCAAGGAGGAGCGCATCAATTATCTGGCCTACTATGACGCTCTGACCGGCCTGCCCAACCGGGACCTGTTGATGGACAGACTGCATCAGGGTATCGGTCTGGCCCAACGCCAGGGACGCGGAGGGGCGGTGGCCTTCATCGACCTGGACCGCTTCAAGATCATCAACGACGGCCTGGGCCACCACATCGGCGACAAGCTGCTGCGTGACATCGGCGGGCTGTTGTCCGGCATCCTGCGGGAGGGGGATACCCTGGGCCGACTGGCAGCGGACAAGTTCGTCATGATCATTTCCGATCTGGCCGACGGGGAAGACCCGACCTCCATCATCGAACAGATCCAGGCGACCCTGCGCAAGCCGGGTCCAGGTGCCCTGGAAAACGCCCGGCTCACCGCCAGCATCGGCATCAGCCACTACCCCCGGGACAGCGACGATCCAACGACGCTGATCAAGTACGCCGAGCTGGCCATGTACCAGGCCAAGGAACAGGGCGGCAACCAGCATGCCGTCTTCACCCCCGAACTGGACAGCCGCGTCTCCGAGCGCCTGCACCTGCAAAACCGGCTGGCCACGGCCCTGGAGGCGGGGGAGTTCGTGATCCATTACCAACCCCAGGTGGATGCCACCAACGGCGTGATCTGCGGCATGGAGGCCCTGATCCGCTGGAACCATCCGGAGTATGGTCTGGTGCCTCCGGGACAGTTCATTCCGGTGGCCGAGGAGAGCGGGCTGATCATCCCCATCGGGGAATGGGTGCTGCGGGAAGCCTGCCGCCAGAACCAGGCATGGCGCGACGAAGGCCTGTCGGACTTTTCCGTCTCGGTGAATCTCTCGGTGGCCCAGTTCCGCGATACCGGTCTGCTGACCCTGGTGCGACATGCCCTCGACGAAACCGGTCTCGACCCCCACTATCTGGAGCTGGAACTGACCGAGAGCACGATGATGGACAACCCCGAGCGGCTGATCACCTTTCTCGAGCAGACCCGCAAGCTCGGAGTGCAGATCGCCATCGACGATTTCGGCACCGGTTATTCCAGCCTCAACTATCTGCGGCGCCTGCCCCTGGACCGGCTCAAGGTGGATTACAGCTTCGTCCGCGACATCACCAACGACCCGGCCAGCGCCTCCATCTGCCGTGCCATCATCGCCATCGCCCACAACCTGCGCCTGGGGGTAGTGGCGGAAGGCGTGGAGAGCGAGGCCCAGGCCAGCTATCTGGCGCGCCATTATTGCGACAGCCTGCAGGGCTATTACTTCAGCAAGCCCTTCGGTGCCGAGGAAATCACGGCGTTGCTGCGCCAGCGCGAACCCCTCATGAAATTCGCCATAGAGGCCAACGCGCGACGCACGCTGCTGGTGCTGGACGACGAGGAGAATGTGCGCAACTCCCTGCGCCGCCTGCTGCGCGGCGACGGCTACAACATCCTGACCGCCGCCTCTCCGATGGAAGCCTTCGACCTGCTGGCCAAGCATGAAGTGTGGGTAATCCTGGCCGACCAGCGCATGCCGGAAATGTCCGGCACCGAATTCCTGCGCCGGGTCAAGGATATCTATCCCAACGCCATACGCAT